GTGGGGCCGGTGCCGCGGCGCCAGCGAGGGCCATCCCATAACCCTCAATGCCCCAATGCCTTACGCTCTCCGGCCATTCCCGCTCACATACTTGCTCATCGCGCAGATGAGCGAGTATGGCCGGAGCCGCGAGAATCGCCCATTCTCGCCCATCTACCCATGCTGTATCACTTTCCCCCTCACAGGGCTGATACAGCATGGACAGGCTCCTAGGATCGCCAGACCCTGAAGAGGCCAGCACTCCGAATCCGCCCGGGCGTCAGGTGGCTTGCGGCGAGGCGCCCTGGTCGTGGAACGCGGCGTGGATGATGGCCGCCTGCCTGGCCGAGATTCCCGGAACTTCGGCCAGTTCCCGCGGCGAGGCGGCGCGGATGGCCCGCACGCTGCCGAAATGGGCGACGAGTGCCCTCTTGCGGGCCGGGCCAACGCCCGGGATACGGTCCAGGACAGAGCCCAGGAAGGGCCGACGCCGAAGCTTGCGGTGGTAGGCGATGGCGAAGCGGTGGGCCTCGTCGCGGATGCGCTCGAGGAGGTGCAATTCCGCGGCATCGCGGGGCAGGACGATGGGCTCGGCGCGCCCCGGCACGAACACCCGCTCGTCGGTGGGCATCGGCGCGCGCCCGGCGCGCGAGGCGGGCCGCCTGTCGCGGCCCTTGGCGAGGGCGACGACGTCCACGCCGCCCACTGCCAGGTCGGCCATCACGGACTGCGCGACCGCGAGCTGCCCCTTTCCGCCGTCCACGATGATCAGGTCGGGCAGGTCCTGCTCGGCCACGCCGCGCTGGAGCCGGCGGAGCAGGACCTCGCGCATCATGGCATAGTCGTCGGCGCCCTGGACCGTCTTGATGCGGTACCGGCGATAGCGTGCCTTGTTGGGAGCGCCGTCGTCGAAGGTCACCTGCGAGCCCACGGCCTCGGCGCCTCCGATGTTCGAGATGTCGTAACACTCCATGCGGTGGGGGAGCTGGGCGAGGCCGAGGGCGGCCTGGAGCCCCTGGAGGAGACGCGAGCGGTCGCGCTCCGTGGCGTGCGCGGCCCGGAACGCGCTCTCGGCGTTGCGCATGGCCATGGCCACCAGGCGCGCCTTCTCGCCGCGCTGCGGGCAGTGGACCAGCACCGCGCCGCCGCGGCGGTCGGCGAGCCAGTCGGCGAGCGCCGGAGCGCCGGCCAGAACAACGGGAACCAGCACCTCGGGCGGGATGAAGCGGTTCGCGGCGTAGAAGCGCTGGAGGAACTCGGCGAAGGCATGAGCGGCGTCGTGGCCGCGCGTGGCGACGGCGTAGGTGGGCACGTCCTCGAGCCGGCCGCGGCGGACGAGAAGGGCCTGGACGAGCATCGCCTCGCCCTCCTGGTGGAAGCCGAAGACGTCCCGGTCAACGCGCGGAGAACCTGCGAGCGACTGGGCCTCGATCGTGCGTTGCACGGCGGCGAGCTGGTCGCGGTACCTGGCCGCGAGCTCGTACTCCTGCGCGGCCGCGGCCTGGCGCATCTTGGCGGCGAGGCGTTCCGCCAGCTCCTGGTTCCTGCCGCGAAGGAACATCTCCACCTCATCGAGCAGTTGCCCGTACGCGGCGGCGTCCACATACCCCACGCAGGGCGCCACGCAGCGGCCGATCTCGTGATAGAGGCAGGGCCGGGTGCGGCTCCGGAACACGGCCTCGGGGCACTTGCGGATGGGGAACACGGTGTTCACGATCCGCAAGGTCTCGCGCACCGCCGCCGCGGAGGCATAGGGGCCGAAATACGAGGCCCCGTCCTCCTGATACCGCCGCACCGTCTCCAGGCGTGGGAAGGGGTGGCGGCGGTCCAGGCGGATGCTGAGGAACGTCTTGTCGTCCTTGAGCTGGATGTTGAAGCGAGGCTTGAACTGCTTGATCAGGTTGTTCTCGAGGAGCAGCGCCTCCTTCTCGCTGGCGACCAACACCCAATCGAGGTCCGCCACCCTCGGCACCATGTGCTCGACGAAGACCCGATCGTCGCCCGACGCCTGGAAGTAGGACCGCACCCTGGCCCGGAGGTTCACGGCCTTGCCCACGTAGATCACCTTGCTGTGGCAGTCCTTCATCAGGTACACGCCGCAGGCCTCGGGCAGGACGGCGAGCTTCTCCTGGACCCTGGTCGGGAGCGACATGGCGCATTGCTCCTGTCGGGGGCGGGTGGTATGATGGGACCCCCGCGCGTCACCCTCATTATACTCCGGGTGGCGCCCTTCGCCCAAGAGGGGATGGCTGTGTCGCGCGC
This sequence is a window from Planctomycetota bacterium. Protein-coding genes within it:
- the uvrC gene encoding excinuclease ABC subunit UvrC — encoded protein: MSLPTRVQEKLAVLPEACGVYLMKDCHSKVIYVGKAVNLRARVRSYFQASGDDRVFVEHMVPRVADLDWVLVASEKEALLLENNLIKQFKPRFNIQLKDDKTFLSIRLDRRHPFPRLETVRRYQEDGASYFGPYASAAAVRETLRIVNTVFPIRKCPEAVFRSRTRPCLYHEIGRCVAPCVGYVDAAAYGQLLDEVEMFLRGRNQELAERLAAKMRQAAAAQEYELAARYRDQLAAVQRTIEAQSLAGSPRVDRDVFGFHQEGEAMLVQALLVRRGRLEDVPTYAVATRGHDAAHAFAEFLQRFYAANRFIPPEVLVPVVLAGAPALADWLADRRGGAVLVHCPQRGEKARLVAMAMRNAESAFRAAHATERDRSRLLQGLQAALGLAQLPHRMECYDISNIGGAEAVGSQVTFDDGAPNKARYRRYRIKTVQGADDYAMMREVLLRRLQRGVAEQDLPDLIIVDGGKGQLAVAQSVMADLAVGGVDVVALAKGRDRRPASRAGRAPMPTDERVFVPGRAEPIVLPRDAAELHLLERIRDEAHRFAIAYHRKLRRRPFLGSVLDRIPGVGPARKRALVAHFGSVRAIRAASPRELAEVPGISARQAAIIHAAFHDQGASPQAT